The genomic stretch CATTGGGTTATTTTTAAATCCTCCAAAGTTGAAAGTTCTGGCAATTCCTATTGCTCCGATAGCATCTATACGGTCAGCATCCTGTACGATTTTCAGTTCAATAGACGGATGAGCGGGAGCCTGGCTTCTGTTCTTAAATGAAATATTTTCGATCACAAATAAAACCTTGTCAATCGTTTCATTGGGAACGTTTTCTTTTTCTAAAAATTCTCTGGAAATTTTCGGAGCTATCGTTTCATCTCCATTATGAAATTTAGGATCTGCGATATCGTGCAATAATGCAGCTAATTCAACTACATTAGGATCACAGTTTTCTTCTGTTTCAGCTATTTTTTTGGCCAATTTCCATACTCTTTCAATATGGAACCAGTCATGTCCTGCTTCTGCTCCTTCCAGTTTTTCCTTTACAAATTCTACGGTGTTGTTGATCGTACTTTTCATTAATCTATCAGTTCATTTAAAATAATATTCCAGAGTTTATGATTATAGCTTCTAAAAAAATTAACATGCCCAATTTCTTTTTTCTCAGACTCTGTAGTTTTCACCAGTCTGTATGTTGGTTTAAGATTAGGATAAGTGTCATTTAAAAGACTCAGCACTCCTTTTTCTGTTAACCAGACATCATCCTCTGCACGAACTACAAATACTTTCTGCGTTAATTTTTTAGAATAATCATCAATTTTCTCCAACAGTCTGTTGGTTGATTTTTTGTTTAAAATTAAGGTTCTCCAGTC from Chryseobacterium indologenes encodes the following:
- a CDS encoding HD domain-containing protein — translated: MKSTINNTVEFVKEKLEGAEAGHDWFHIERVWKLAKKIAETEENCDPNVVELAALLHDIADPKFHNGDETIAPKISREFLEKENVPNETIDKVLFVIENISFKNRSQAPAHPSIELKIVQDADRIDAIGAIGIARTFNFGGFKNNPMYDPNVQPDLNMTKEQYKKSNGTTINHFYEKLLLLKDLMNTEYGKKMAQERHDYMLNFLDQFYKEWNVN